ACCTCTATTTCCAGAGGGTTGTGAAACTGACACCCAGTGAACAATAAAGTGCCAAACCTGAGGAGAGAGacagagagagtgtgtgtgtgagtgagtgcaATAATGGTGGACTCACCAGTCAATGCCATCTCCACCCCACGAGGTAGTGTCCTGCACAAGGGGAGAGGGTAAGTTGTCACTATTGATATATATTAGCAACACAAAGTATCCAACAGATTGCATGCAGTGAAGCACACGTACACTATACAGTTAGAGTGGGGTTTAGTGTACTTGTAAGCCATTATACTCTAATGCAAGTATTGGTACACAAACCAGCTTGTTCTTGAAGTTGATGAGGATAGGTTGCACAGGAAGTTTAGGCAGGAAAGCTCCTAGCTTGAACTTGAGCATGACCTTCTTGTTGGTTGTGGTACCCTCGGGACATATCAGGACGTTAGGCCAGAGCCTTTTATCATTGACCCGTCTCTGGAGCTCTACAGCAGACTTAGCTCGAGACTCAGGGTCTTCACGATACACAAAGATAGCCCGCACTGACTTCTTGATTATTGCTGTACGCAGATGAAAATAACAAATgatgtatacaatgtacagtgGGCTGGGTAGGGGAGAGGGTCTACTGTAGCCATGGATACATGACACTACATGGACTCGGGGAGGTACCTTGTTTAGAAGTTTCATAGACTAAGTTAATTAAGATTAGAGACTGCTCTGCACATTATATGACCTTGATTGACTTAATGTACTTatttaagcataattataaggatcgatgtacatgtagcataagCTGAATAGTTGATCTTACTTCCAAAGAAGGGTACATGTTGACTCTCCCCTCGAGCCACGAATGTAGGCACACCGAATATCATGAGTACAAACACATCCAGCATTGAAGTGTGAGGGGCGACCACGAATATAGGAGCCTCagtggagggggcgggagCACCACTCACACTAATCCAGTTGAAGCCAAACCCGAGCAAGAACCAACGTGCTATGAATGGGTTGATACGCTGGTGGACAAAGCTGGAGGCCGAGGAAACACCAAATGAATCAGTATAGTACATGAATCAGTATAATACAGCAGTGAGTAAGGCTAAAGGATTATGTAATAGCTATCTGCTAGAGATTGGCTTAATAATGTTATAGTGGTATAGATCGCACTAGACAGTGTGTCTGAGGTGAATCTAGACTAGCATGCTGGAAACCACCCACCCAGAATGATTACAACCCCAAGAATCTAACCTTTGATATTAAAAATGCAACCTTTCAACAGTAACAGCATGCTAAATCACCCTAAGGTCATAACAATATTTCCCAAAACAACATAAAAGTGGGGCTTCTAATATTAATAATATCTCTATGCAATCCTAGTAACTTGTGTACCTTCCCCACTTGCTGAGTGGTTTAGGATCATTGATATCGTAGTGATCTCCCACCAGCCCGAGGAGGCACATCACACTGCCCAGGATGACAGACGGAGCTACAAACAGCACAAACCGAATGGGAGCCAGCCACAGAAGATTGAAGAATGTCTACACAGGGTTGGAGAATGTAGGGTATATACAACACCTGTAGAATACCACAATATTAAAATATGATTTATTATTGTTGTGTCAAAAGCAAGCCCTTGCGATTATACCATACCCACTTACTacattcacacacactcagcaCCTCTTTATGTACATATAGGTACACGTGCTTCACTGAATCACTatacagcaataattatgcacgaGTGAATACGATATAGCCAGAAGGTAGATGCagcatcattattattattattatctcaCTATTAGTTTCTGGCAGGCAGTGAAGGGCGGGTAATAGGTGAAGGGGTCTATTCCATCAATCTTCTCTTGACTGAGTTCTTGACTGTGTCCATTGGAGGTTGGCTTGGAGTCCTGTCCTTTCCTAACTGGAGCACGCAAGCGCAGGTCTGGTGTGGTAGTAGCCATGCCTCGGCTTGTCCCTAGTGCAGTACGTCTTTCTAGGCGAGGTCCTGTAGCTGTATCAACAAGAAATACTTTATGCATTTTATATACAAATTACGTCAAAGAGCGTCATCAAAACCGCACCTTAGTGCAAATTTACCCACAAACATGATAATGTTATATGactgttaatgatattcatttatGACTGATGAGTTTGTCAACAAAAGTCTGTTTCTTGGCCAGTAATGATTTAAGATGGCTGATTTCTTGTCTATACTGCTCTCTCTGATGCCGATGATCTTTGTCTTGCTCAtgtaaactgcacaaaaataattatgtacgttaACCGTGATTGAAAGTTGCTTACATTTCTGACGCCTGCTCCAGCATATGTGTTTCCATCCTCTTCCCTATAGAAGCTTCTTTCTTGGCTCCACGGACCACTGTTCTCTCTTTAGCTTGCTCTTGAGATCTGGCCTGCAAGGAAGCATacaatacacatacacacatacacatacatacacaaagGAAAGGTAGCGTCAATGATTATCTATTTTGTTTCATATTCCAAAACATGGTAATGAATACACAATTCTGTTATTGTActttcagaataattatatattattatcatgagggtaaccacaataattattatttcgcTCCTCCATACACTCACTATCTTTGCAAAGGTGTCTCTTTCTGAAACAGACTTCTCTGCACAGAGCACTGCCTTGCTGAGCTGAGTATGCATTGTGATCTCCCTGTTCCTAGCCAGCTCTAGCTCACGTTGCAACTCCATCACCTTCTCATGAGCCCTCCTAACAGTCACAACAAGagtatgcatacatgtatgtacgcataattatgaagatcCAGGTAGTTGTGGAGCTCTTACACTGTTGGACTACTCACTTGTGTGTTTTGTGCATCTGAGCAACTTCTCCTTCTAGCTGGTATATGATAGCCTTAGCATCTGCACAAGAGGGAGGCTATCAGTACAGCTATCAGTATAGgaagttggctctgtaactagagttctgctATTTAACGCTAGGTCCCTTTCAAAGTATTACTGAAGGTATACAGTGAGTGTACCTGTTAGCTTAGTGACCAAATATCTCTTGTCTTTGTCTGAAATTCTCAGATGAACTTCTTGAGATTTCAACTCTCTGTGGTTTTTATCATCCAGCTCTTGGACGAGCCTGTACATAGAGACATGGATGGATGTAAATAATGGTAAACTGTGCGACTGATTTAAATGCAAGGAGTTGCAAGTCACAGGGATACATTCACAGCTATTAGTTTAAATTGTAATGGTGGCAATTAAGGTATCAACAAGATGCGTATCAAGATAGCCATTAATTTATGCAAACATTCTaactaggctagctagctttgcCCACCTCTGCATTTCCATGAGAAGACTCTGATGCTCCTCTAGTGGTACTTGTCTCGAGGCTCTGGCTGACAACTGATCAAACCTGGCCCGTAGTTGAGTGTGACTTAGTCTGAGAGACTTGAGAGCCTCCTCTCTCAATCGCTGCTCCCTCTGTAGCTCACCAACCTCACTGTTCAACTCAGACACTGTGGAGTGGAGTGTTAAAATTATTAAGTGTTAGTACTCACATAGATATGTAGGCCATAAAACTGCCTCTCAAGCAGGGgaaaattatagctactagCTACTAATCTCACCGATTACTTGATGCTCTCCCTTGAGTTGTCTGATGGTCTCTCTGAGCACTTTCTGTGCTTTGAGCAGCGAGGTGTTCTCATCCAGGACAGAGTGCGCGTGAGATGCTACCCTTTCCCATTCCCCCCGCTCCTCCAGTGAGGCTTGCTGGCGTGTCAGTAGAGCCTGGTTCTCATCAGACAAGGAGGCTAGCTCCTCCCTAACCTGGGATAACTCACTCTGCATGGGAATAATGGATGACAATCACAATACACATGTAGCCCGTTACATCTTAACAGTATTGGATCACGTTGATACAACTAATTAATGGCATTTAATGATACGTGCAGTATGTAGTGGCCTTTATACAGTGACATACAAGTGGGTGAAAATGTGGGTTCCAAATATGAAGGGGGTAGATGATAGATATTCGTCCGTATAATTTAGCAGTGGGCCTGGCTCTAACTCACCTCTAGCAGGGCGACCTTTGCCTGGATGGCTGTGTTAgtctcacacaacacactgttCTCTGAGGAGAGAGACTGCAGTCTACACTGAACCTGATCACTATGGCTGTCTGCATGTATGGGGAAAATTAAGTATTGAACAATATAAAGGTACGTACCTGATTGAGTGGTTATGTCATCAATTCGTTTTTTCAAAGTAGAATTCTCTCTTTTCATCTCCTTGTTTAGTGCCTCCAATTCCATGTTGCGTGCTTTGAAGTCTGTCTCCCTTGACTTATACTCAGCAATGAGCTCTGTGGGCGAGTCTCTGTCATCAATACTCCTCGGTGTAGCATGTAAGAATGGTGAAGAAGTTGCTTTTGCACTATTCAGAGATGACTCTAGTAGCTTGGCTTGTGTGCTAGCTTGGTGGTTATGTGTGCACTGTTCCTTAGTGGAGGTAGCTATTGGTGTGATCAGTGTACTAGCTCCATCAGCACTGCTTATCACAATGCTCTCAGTATTCAGTTGTGGTTTGGTAGGGCCAGTCGCCAGAACATTGGTGGAGAAATAACCAGACTCTGCTAAATTCGGTGAGTTATGTCGAGTATGGcgagggggtgggtgtgggtgtgtgggtgtgtgagggtgtgaggctgGTGGAGGTGTGGGGCtgtgaggggggtgggccTGCACAGGTGTAGCAGAGTAATACTGAACTCGACCGTCTGGTAGTTGCTCTGAGAACACATACACGTTGCCCTGCTGCTGAATAAAGTTTGGTTGAATTATCGGAAGTGTTTCAGTTCTAGGATCATCGATTAAGGTACCAGTTGACTTCCTCCTCTGCCGGTGAGTGTGCTGACTGGTAGGGGGATGATGGTTAGGTAGCTGGAGGGAAGTTGACAAATCTATTTGTCGTGGTTGGTGATAATCGTGTGACATTTCCTCATCACTTTGCAAATAACTTTCTACTGAGGAGCTTGATTCATCAGGTAATGTAGGATATGCCTGGTGCCCATATTGTGAAGCACTGTGGTGTCTTTGCTGTGGATGCTCTTGTGTGCTGTGTACGTGTTTGGAACTTGTTGTTAAGTTATCAAAAGAACGTGATTTCCTCTTTGACTGGCCATTGCTGTGTCGCTTGTTTCTGGTTGATTTATACTTGTGAGATTGTGGAGTGTTGTCCTGGCCATGTGGAGTGTTGTCCTGGCCGTGTGGAGTGTTGTCCTGGccgtgtggagtgggtggttcCAGTGTGTGGTATACATTAGGCTGTCGAGAATTCGGTACATAGGCTTTTTCTTTGCTGCTTTTTTTTGGTTTTTTAACtttggtgtacagagcctcaACATGTTGTTCTGCATCTGGTTCACGATGTACTTCAATTTGTACAGACTTCTTATGAGGTGATCTTCGATTAGGTCTTGTTTGGTATGCTGGTATCTCACTGCTGTGTAGTGGTGTGGCATTGTCATGAGTAGTACGTGATGGTAGAGATGGGGAGAGTCCATAGCTGATATTAGTGGAGTCAGAGTGAATGCTAAGAGCACTTGTGACACTTGGTAGATCACTAGAGCTCAGTGTGCGCTTGGGGGAGGGTGCTTGTGtgggatgtgtgggtgggagggtTGTGGGATGTGtaggatgtgtgggtgggagggtCGTCACTAGTGTTTGTTTTGGAGAGGACAGCCTGGGGCGACTGAAAGAGGTTGTGCGTACTGTTGCATATCCATggccatcatcatcatcactgtAGTCACCAGCCAGACTGTACACACTTTCCCCAGCTACACCAGCTACACCATCTGAATAAGTAGAGCAAACTAATTATAGCGACTGAAAAAGCCATTGATTACACAgccttacatgtacaaattgACATACTTAACTAGCTTAAATAATGGTAGTGCAAAGATCATTGATATGATTATATGAGTTAAAAGTACCTTGGTTGTCCCGTGCAGTGGAGGGGCCACTGGTGTCCAGGACATGATGCTGTGCAGTGGAGGGGCCACTGGTGTCCAGGACATGATGCTGTGGAGGAAGGGTAAAGGTGAAGTGGTCCCTCGGCTGTGTGTTGGGAGACTGGAGTGTGGTGTTCAGAGGAGGTGTACTAGGCATGGCCACAAATGCTGGACTTGGAGCGAGAGCATCATGAATTGAAAGCTGAGGGGACCATATCATAATGACCATATCAACAATGactttttaattaattatagtggaCCAACTACTTACTTACCTTGGATTTCTTTTTCCCTTTTTTCCTTGAGAACAGTGGCATATTGACAGGGCAGAAGAATAATAGAGGCACATTTCACAGTTCAAACATAGGTTCAAGTTAGTCTAGGTTCAAGTAAGTGTGAACCATTAAATTTTTTCTACACATTGTAACTAGGAGACATTTATAGCCAGCCCCGCCTCCCTTTAAGATAAAGAGGGGCGGGGCTGGTTGTAAATTATCTTTAgggtagatctagctagctagctcaagcCAAATTAGTTGTTGCAGTTTTAGATTAGACTATCCAAGCAGTGCCATGGTTGGTGGAGGAAAGCTCACTGCAGCTCAATGCAACCAAAGCCATCAAGATCAGATATGGTAAGATAAAGCTTGGTAACATACTCATTACACTGAGCAGCtaagtagctataattatatatctaccAGTATCTAGCAGAGGTTAAATTATTTATGTTGCTCTCTGTACAGCTAGCTAAACAATCTAGCAAAACCAGTTAGCTGTACTATAGCTTTGTGGGGAAAATatcgcaataattatgtctattgGTAGAGAGGgcattgtgcatgcagtgagtcTACACTGTAAGCAAGATGAGTAATTGTACTCTTCAGGAAGGACTATGTGTGCAAGGAGGAATCAATTGGTAAGAAATGGACGGACACCTGGGGATTTCTGAGAGACGAATACAGTACGGTATGTCAACATTCACATGACCATTATGtaaactagatctagaacGAAGCTCAATAGCTAACACATTAATTAAGCTCTTTATTCAACTGTTAATGTGTTGCATATTAGCTCTTCTCGTATGCAACTGTTAATGTGCAGCTCAGCAGAGATCTAGGACAGATCAGAGCCAGTGAACCTTTGAAGCTTCCTCGACTGCAAGCCCCCAAGCAGAACACGTCTAATCCGTTTCCAATGGTAAGCTCCAGAGAGGTTGGGTGGCGTTCGGGAAAGAGGGAATGCAGACTGGAGATATATGGACGCTGGGGACGACCCAAATACTCTATCATTAAACAGCTGCGTTGGCCTAACGATGCTGTGCCCTGAAAACTTTACTTCAACAGTTCAGAAACAATTAACATTCTATctaatttgtttgtttgttatacatgcatagttGATGTAGAATGACGTTACAAACGTTGTGTTGCTTAGTGACTTCAACAGATGAATATGATGatagagtgtgtgggtgtgtcatTGTTTACCTTGTGTTGACACGCCCATGATTGTCAGCTAAACTTGACACAAGTTGATATTTGAGTGTGTCTCTGTCTGTGCTTTTCTAGACTACTTCCATGTCCTGGCAACAACAACCATA
This region of Halichondria panicea chromosome 12, odHalPani1.1, whole genome shotgun sequence genomic DNA includes:
- the LOC135345554 gene encoding lysophosphatidylcholine acyltransferase 2-like isoform X1, whose translation is MHKVFLVDTATGPRLERRTALGTSRGMATTTPDLRLRAPVRKGQDSKPTSNGHSQELSQEKIDGIDPFTYYPPFTACQKLITFFNLLWLAPIRFVLFVAPSVILGSVMCLLGLVGDHYDINDPKPLSKWGSFVHQRINPFIARWFLLGFGFNWISVSGAPAPSTEAPIFVVAPHTSMLDVFVLMIFGVPTFVARGESQHVPFFGTIIKKSVRAIFVYREDPESRAKSAVELQRRVNDKRLWPNVLICPEGTTTNKKVMLKFKLGAFLPKLPVQPILINFKNKLDTTSWGGDGIDWFGTLLFTGCQFHNPLEIEFLPVYCPSQAEKDDCRLYADNVQRVMSRRVQLPIGNQAVEDLMLMRHAKSAGLPFSKGMVVYFTANQKTGLKLKEMKRYLTRFAVIDRDKDGYITANDLATFLKVPKDACLQAVFDNCKKTAAGGRVMFVDYLCGLIKVSSDLLGNQQFLQEMFTVRDFFDSNDDGRVSLDDVTRALSTQTLPEANGTPPNMDIDDFKIFLCARPEYVVLFHEHQNVRKSPVHSNGRVPIQNGNNVNGSYLSNSKQTVSTLLPNNVTPVVVSS
- the LOC135345554 gene encoding lysophosphatidylcholine acyltransferase 2-like isoform X2, which codes for MHKVFLVDTATGPRLERRTALGTSRGMATTTPDLRLRAPVRKGQDSKPTSNGHSQELSQEKIDGIDPFTYYPPFTACQKLITFFNLLWLAPIRFVLFVAPSVILGSVMCLLGLVGDHYDINDPKPLSKWGSFVHQRINPFIARWFLLGFGFNWISVSGAPAPSTEAPIFVVAPHTSMLDVFVLMIFGVPTFVARGESQHVPFFGTIIKKSVRAIFVYREDPESRAKSAVELQRRVNDKRLWPNVLICPEGTTTNKKVMLKFKLGAFLPKLPVQPILINFKNKLDTTSWGGDGIDWFGTLLFTGCQFHNPLEIEFLPVYCPSQAEKDDCRLYADNVQRVMSRRVQLPIGNQAVEDLMLMRHAKSAGLPFSKGMVVYFTANQKTGLKLKEMKRYLTRFAVIDRDKDGYITANDLATFLKVPKDACLQAVFDNCKKTAAGGRVMFVDYLCGLIKVSSDLLGNQQFLQEMFTFFDSNDDGRVSLDDVTRALSTQTLPEANGTPPNMDIDDFKIFLCARPEYVVLFHEHQNVRKSPVHSNGRVPIQNGNNVNGSYLSNSKQTVSTLLPNNVTPVVVSS
- the LOC135345543 gene encoding mucin-2-like, coding for MPLFSRKKGKKKSKLSIHDALAPSPAFVAMPSTPPLNTTLQSPNTQPRDHFTFTLPPQHHVLDTSGPSTAQHHVLDTSGPSTARDNQDGVAGVAGESVYSLAGDYSDDDDGHGYATVRTTSFSRPRLSSPKQTLVTTLPPTHPTHPTTLPPTHPTQAPSPKRTLSSSDLPSVTSALSIHSDSTNISYGLSPSLPSRTTHDNATPLHSSEIPAYQTRPNRRSPHKKSVQIEVHREPDAEQHVEALYTKVKKPKKSSKEKAYVPNSRQPNVYHTLEPPTPHGQDNTPHGQDNTPHGQDNTPQSHKYKSTRNKRHSNGQSKRKSRSFDNLTTSSKHVHSTQEHPQQRHHSASQYGHQAYPTLPDESSSSVESYLQSDEEMSHDYHQPRQIDLSTSLQLPNHHPPTSQHTHRQRRKSTGTLIDDPRTETLPIIQPNFIQQQGNVYVFSEQLPDGRVQYYSATPVQAHPPHSPTPPPASHPHTPTHPHPPPRHTRHNSPNLAESGYFSTNVLATGPTKPQLNTESIVISSADGASTLITPIATSTKEQCTHNHQASTQAKLLESSLNSAKATSSPFLHATPRSIDDRDSPTELIAEYKSRETDFKARNMELEALNKEMKRENSTLKKRIDDITTQSDSHSDQVQCRLQSLSSENSVLCETNTAIQAKVALLESELSQVREELASLSDENQALLTRQQASLEERGEWERVASHAHSVLDENTSLLKAQKVLRETIRQLKGEHQVIVSELNSEVGELQREQRLREEALKSLRLSHTQLRARFDQLSARASRQVPLEEHQSLLMEMQRLVQELDDKNHRELKSQEVHLRISDKDKRYLVTKLTDAKAIIYQLEGEVAQMHKTHKRAHEKVMELQRELELARNREITMHTQLSKAVLCAEKSVSERDTFAKIARSQEQAKERTVVRGAKKEASIGKRMETHMLEQASEILHEQDKDHRHQREQYRQEISHLKSLLAKKQTFVDKLISHK
- the LOC135345596 gene encoding ciliary microtubule inner protein 1-like, whose protein sequence is MVGGGKLTAAQCNQSHQDQIWKDYVCKEESIGKKWTDTWGFLRDEYSTLSRDLGQIRASEPLKLPRLQAPKQNTSNPFPMVSSREVGWRSGKRECRLEIYGRWGRPKYSIIKQLRWPNDAVP